The Tissierellales bacterium genome includes the window CCTATTGAAGGTATAATAAAATTATGATATCATGTCATTTGTTTGGGAGAAAAATAGGAGTGTGGAACTATGCTAAGAGGAACTACAATTATTGCAATTAAAAAGGGAGACAGTGTGGCTATTGCTGGTGATGGTCAAATAACTATGGGTGATAAGACCATTATGAAAAATACTGCAAAAAAAGTTAGAAAAATATATAATGATGAGGTAATTATTGGATTTGCAGGTTCTGTTGCTGATGCTTTAACATTGGCAGAAATATTAGAGGAAAAACTAGACCAACATGATGGGAATTTAGAAAGGGCTGCTATAGAACTTGCCAGAAGGTGGCGAAGTGATAAAGTCCTTAGACAATTAGAAGCAATGCTTATAGCAGGAAATAAAGAAACTTTACTTGTTATATCAGGAAATGGTGAGGTTATAAAACCAGAAGAAAATATTGCTGCTATTGGTTCCGGTGGGAATTATGCTTTAGCAGCAGGAAAAGCTTTATCTAAATATTCAAACTTACAAGTAAATGACATAGTAAAAGAAGCTTTATTAATAGCTTCATCAATATGTGTTTATACAAATGATAATATTTCAGTAGAAGTTCTCTAAGGAGATGGTAGTATGAAGAACTTAACACCAAGTCAGGTAGTTCTAGAATTAGATAAATATATAATTGGTCAAGAAAGAGCTAAAAAGGTTGTTGCTATTGCCTTAAGAAATAGATACAGAAGAAATAAATTAGATATTGAATTTAAAGAAGAAATAAAACCAAAAAATATACTAATGATGGGTCCTACAGGAGTTGGTAAAACGGAAATTGCAAGACGATTATCTAAACTTGTAGATGCACCTTTTGTGAAGGTTGAAGCAACTAAATTTACAGAGGTTGGATATATTGGTAGAGATGTAGACTCTATGGTGAGAGATTTAGTAGAAGCCTCAATAAGAATTGTTAAAGCTGAAAAACTAGACAAAGTCTATGATAAAAGCGAAGTATTAGCTGAGGAAAAAATCATACATAAGCTTGCACCTTTACCAGCAAAAAAAGTTGACACTTCTGACCCAATTGAATATTTATTTGGAGCGTTAGAAGAAGGTAAGAAAGAAGAAAAGGAAGATATAGAAAAACGCAGAAAAGAAATGGAAAATGTAAAATTCCATCAAGAAACACTAAGAAAAAAACTTAAAAATGGGGAACTTGATAATGAAATAATTGAGATAGAAGTAGAAGAATCTTTAAATTCCACTGTAGAGTATTTTAGTGGAATAGGTATGGAAGAATTAAATATTGACATGAGTGATATTTTTGGAAGTATATTACCTAAGCAAACAAGGAAGAGGAAAACTACTGTTAAGGAAGCAAAAAAGATTATTAGTGCTCAAGAAGCTCAAAAATTGGTGGATATGGATGAGGTTATAAGAGAAGCTATTAGTAGGGCAGAGGAAAATGGTATTATTTTCATTGATGAAATAGATAAGATTGCTGGTAAAGAATATGGCTCTAATGTTGATGTTTCTAGGGAAGGAGTACAAAGAGATATACTCCCTATTATTGAGGGGAGTACTGTTGTAACTAAGTATGGACCAGTAAAAACCGACTATATGTTATTTATTGCTGCTGGAGCTTTTCATGTATCAAAAGTTAGTGATTTAATACCAGAAATTCAAGGTAGATTTCCTTTAAGAGTGGAGCTAGATAGTTTAACTAAGGGAAATTTTAAAGAGATTTTAACTAAACCTAAAAATGCTTTGACAAAACAGTACCAATTGTTAATGGAAACTGAAGGGGTTAGAGTTGACTTTACTGATGAAGCTCTCGATGAAATTGCAAATTTTGCATATATCTCTAATCAGCAATCAGAAAATATTGGTGCTAGAAGACTCCATACAGTCTTAGAAAGACTATTTGAAGATATTTCTTTTAATGCACCAGATTTGGAAAATAAAGAGGTTGTAATTGATGAAAATTATGTTAAAGAAAAACTGATGAGTGAAATTCAGCAAAAAGACATATCAAAATATATATTATAAAAGGAGGATCATAATGGGTGAAGGATTGCTACAAAAAACTAGACGATTAAATAAATCACTTCAAAGTACAGGTTCAAAACCTGTTTCTTTTCCAGAGTTAAGTGATATACTTAGTGATATTTTAGATGCAAATGTATATATTGCTAGTCGAAGAGGTAGGGTTCTTGGTTATAAACTATCAACTGGTTTCGACTGTGACATTATTCAAGAAGAAGTTGTAAGAGAGAAAAGATTTCCTAAAAAATATAATGAGGGACTACTAAAGATAGTAGAAACAAGGGAAAATGTAGAGGAAATAACTGAATGTGTATTTGATCAAGTATCTGAATGTGACTATCCAGATAAAATTGCAACTATAATACCAATAAATAGCGGTGGTGCTAGATTAGGTACTTTAGTTTTAGCTAGATTTGGTAGATTGTTTACAGAAGATGATT containing:
- the hslV gene encoding ATP-dependent protease subunit HslV, encoding MLRGTTIIAIKKGDSVAIAGDGQITMGDKTIMKNTAKKVRKIYNDEVIIGFAGSVADALTLAEILEEKLDQHDGNLERAAIELARRWRSDKVLRQLEAMLIAGNKETLLVISGNGEVIKPEENIAAIGSGGNYALAAGKALSKYSNLQVNDIVKEALLIASSICVYTNDNISVEVL
- the codY gene encoding GTP-sensing pleiotropic transcriptional regulator CodY, with the translated sequence MGEGLLQKTRRLNKSLQSTGSKPVSFPELSDILSDILDANVYIASRRGRVLGYKLSTGFDCDIIQEEVVREKRFPKKYNEGLLKIVETRENVEEITECVFDQVSECDYPDKIATIIPINSGGARLGTLVLARFGRLFTEDDLVLAEYSATIVGMEILRAKSEEVEEEVRKKAVVQMAIGTLSYSELEAMQHIFNELDGDEGLLVASKIADRVGITRSVIVNALRKFESAGVIESRSLGMKGTHIKILNDKLLDELEKVAE
- the hslU gene encoding ATP-dependent protease ATPase subunit HslU, giving the protein MKNLTPSQVVLELDKYIIGQERAKKVVAIALRNRYRRNKLDIEFKEEIKPKNILMMGPTGVGKTEIARRLSKLVDAPFVKVEATKFTEVGYIGRDVDSMVRDLVEASIRIVKAEKLDKVYDKSEVLAEEKIIHKLAPLPAKKVDTSDPIEYLFGALEEGKKEEKEDIEKRRKEMENVKFHQETLRKKLKNGELDNEIIEIEVEESLNSTVEYFSGIGMEELNIDMSDIFGSILPKQTRKRKTTVKEAKKIISAQEAQKLVDMDEVIREAISRAEENGIIFIDEIDKIAGKEYGSNVDVSREGVQRDILPIIEGSTVVTKYGPVKTDYMLFIAAGAFHVSKVSDLIPEIQGRFPLRVELDSLTKGNFKEILTKPKNALTKQYQLLMETEGVRVDFTDEALDEIANFAYISNQQSENIGARRLHTVLERLFEDISFNAPDLENKEVVIDENYVKEKLMSEIQQKDISKYIL